The following are encoded in a window of Roseivirga misakiensis genomic DNA:
- the rsfS gene encoding ribosome silencing factor produces the protein MNSEELSSIVVKGMEEKKAENIVLMDLRNVKGSVSDFFVICSGNSNTHIQSIAESIEVETKKTSKEAPWKKEGFNNREWVLIDYVSVVAHVFDKEKRNHYALEDLWGDAEITEIVNNS, from the coding sequence ATGAATTCTGAAGAGCTGAGCAGCATCGTTGTCAAGGGGATGGAAGAGAAGAAAGCTGAGAACATTGTACTAATGGATCTCAGAAATGTAAAGGGTTCTGTGAGTGACTTTTTTGTCATTTGTTCAGGGAATTCAAATACTCATATTCAGTCCATAGCGGAATCAATTGAAGTCGAAACCAAGAAAACCTCAAAGGAGGCTCCTTGGAAAAAAGAGGGATTTAACAACCGTGAATGGGTTCTTATAGATTATGTGAGCGTCGTAGCTCATGTCTTTGACAAAGAAAAGCGCAATCATTACGCACTAGAAGACCTTTGGGGTGATGCAGAAATCACTGAGATCGTCAATAATTCTTAA
- the ftsH gene encoding ATP-dependent zinc metalloprotease FtsH: protein MADSPRKKNILGKPGPGGKRPNNQVWIITSLIVVFLAVSLLTNQSSGIPITKFRFEEMIKSNDVAKVVFINGQNTIEITLKQEALQNAKYKQELDGNNLFGFNSGPQYVLEKYFNSSERFEEYYEQFKKDNNIPRSQDVPLEFDTRTTVMDFLSTWGFLILIILFFWLMMRRMTGNAGPGGQIFNIGKSRAALFDAESKVKITFDNVAGLDEAKEEVQEIVEFLKNPSKFTKLGGKIPKGALLVGAPGTGKTLLAKAVAGEAAVPFFSLSGSDFVEMFVGVGAARVRDLFKQAKEKAPCIVFIDEIDAIGRSRGKGQMPGSNDERENTLNSLLVEMDGFATDSGVIILAATNRPDVLDSALLRPGRFDRQISIDKPDIVGREAIFKVHLGPIKVAKDIDAKKLSAQTPGFAGAEIANVCNEAALIAARRDKKSVDMDDFNNAIDRVIGGLEKKSKIISPEEKQIVAYHEAGHAVAGWHLEHADPLVKVSIVPRGVAALGYAQYLPKEQFLYQTEQLMDEMCMTLGGRAAEEIIFGKISTGALSDLERVTKVAYSIVTVYGMNKKIGHISFYDSKQSDYGGFSKPYSEDTAKTIDEEVKKIVDEAYKRTINLLTEKKEQLEILAQELLEKEILFQSDLEGLIGKRPFEKQTTYEAYTNGNNSDSAVEEVVADEVKEEKPAETKASETDTSDSEETPNDKKTDA, encoded by the coding sequence ATGGCCGATAGCCCAAGAAAGAAGAACATTTTAGGGAAACCTGGACCGGGAGGTAAAAGACCAAACAATCAGGTGTGGATTATTACGTCGTTAATAGTCGTCTTTTTAGCTGTGTCTCTTCTGACCAATCAAAGTTCAGGAATACCGATTACAAAGTTCCGTTTCGAAGAAATGATCAAAAGTAATGATGTCGCCAAAGTCGTCTTCATTAATGGTCAAAACACAATCGAAATCACACTAAAACAAGAAGCGCTTCAAAACGCCAAATATAAACAAGAGCTGGACGGTAATAATTTGTTCGGTTTTAATAGTGGCCCACAATACGTACTTGAAAAATATTTTAACTCATCTGAAAGATTTGAAGAGTACTATGAGCAATTCAAAAAAGACAACAACATTCCAAGATCTCAGGATGTACCGCTAGAATTCGACACACGGACTACTGTGATGGACTTTCTTAGCACTTGGGGCTTCCTTATCCTTATCATTCTATTCTTCTGGTTGATGATGAGAAGAATGACAGGTAATGCTGGTCCGGGCGGACAAATCTTTAATATTGGTAAATCTAGAGCTGCTCTTTTTGATGCAGAAAGCAAAGTCAAAATTACCTTTGACAATGTAGCGGGTTTAGATGAAGCAAAAGAAGAAGTTCAGGAAATCGTTGAATTCCTTAAGAACCCTTCAAAATTCACGAAACTTGGTGGTAAAATACCAAAAGGAGCTCTTTTGGTTGGCGCACCTGGTACTGGTAAAACTTTATTGGCTAAAGCAGTAGCTGGTGAGGCTGCCGTGCCTTTCTTCTCACTTTCTGGTTCTGACTTCGTAGAAATGTTCGTCGGCGTAGGAGCAGCAAGAGTTAGAGACTTATTTAAACAAGCCAAAGAGAAAGCTCCTTGTATAGTTTTCATCGATGAAATTGATGCTATCGGACGTTCACGTGGAAAAGGCCAAATGCCTGGCTCTAACGATGAACGTGAGAATACCCTAAACTCGCTTTTAGTAGAGATGGATGGTTTCGCAACCGATTCTGGTGTAATTATTTTGGCGGCAACCAACAGACCTGATGTTCTTGATTCTGCACTCTTAAGACCTGGTCGTTTCGATAGACAGATCAGTATAGACAAGCCAGATATCGTTGGTAGAGAAGCAATATTCAAAGTACACTTAGGCCCTATTAAAGTGGCCAAAGACATCGATGCCAAAAAGCTATCGGCCCAAACACCAGGGTTTGCCGGAGCAGAAATCGCCAACGTCTGTAATGAAGCTGCTCTAATAGCTGCTAGACGCGATAAGAAGTCTGTCGACATGGACGACTTCAATAATGCCATTGATAGAGTAATTGGTGGTTTAGAAAAGAAAAGTAAAATCATTTCCCCAGAAGAGAAACAAATCGTGGCTTACCACGAGGCAGGTCATGCCGTTGCAGGATGGCACCTAGAACATGCCGATCCTTTGGTGAAAGTGTCAATAGTTCCAAGGGGAGTTGCAGCACTTGGTTACGCGCAGTACTTACCAAAAGAACAGTTCCTTTATCAGACGGAACAATTGATGGATGAAATGTGCATGACCCTAGGTGGACGTGCAGCTGAAGAAATCATATTTGGCAAGATATCAACTGGCGCATTAAGTGATCTTGAGCGAGTAACAAAAGTAGCTTACAGTATTGTGACTGTTTATGGTATGAACAAAAAAATTGGTCATATCTCATTCTATGATTCTAAGCAGAGTGATTATGGAGGGTTCTCTAAACCTTACTCTGAAGATACGGCAAAAACTATCGATGAAGAAGTAAAGAAAATCGTCGATGAGGCTTACAAGAGAACCATAAACTTGTTGACTGAGAAAAAAGAGCAATTAGAAATCCTTGCTCAAGAGTTACTTGAAAAGGAGATTCTATTCCAGTCTGATCTTGAAGGCTTAATCGGAAAGAGACCGTTTGAGAAACAAACAACTTATGAGGCGTATACTAACGGTAACAATAGTGACTCTGCAGTTGAAGAAGTTGTAGCCGATGAAGTGAAAGAAGAAAAACCAGCTGAAACAAAAGCGTCTGAAACTGACACTTCTGATTCAGAAGAAACACCGAACGACAAAAAGACTGATGCATAA
- a CDS encoding UDP-2,3-diacylglucosamine diphosphatase produces MMKLTPNNNEKVYFASDFHLGVPDKVTSQAREEKIIKWLDECKKDAHAIFLVGDLFDFWFEYKTTVPKGFVRFQGKLAEIVDAGIELVIFTGNHDLWMFGYFDEEIGAKVIYDPIQLYLNDTKIYIGHGDGIGPGDKGYKMLKKIFRNSFFQWAFRWLHPNIGIALANFWSGKSRAQANHTEQKFMGDDEWLWDYSKSIEKKEHHDYYIFGHRHLPLDLEVGDKAKYINLGEWLNYDTYAQYSNGNIELKTFEG; encoded by the coding sequence ATGATGAAGCTCACTCCTAATAATAATGAAAAAGTCTATTTCGCCTCAGATTTTCATCTTGGAGTACCTGATAAGGTAACTAGCCAAGCTAGGGAAGAAAAGATAATTAAGTGGCTTGATGAATGTAAAAAAGATGCTCATGCCATCTTCTTAGTAGGAGACTTGTTTGATTTTTGGTTTGAATATAAAACGACCGTGCCTAAAGGTTTTGTTCGTTTTCAAGGAAAGTTAGCTGAAATCGTCGACGCTGGTATTGAGCTCGTGATCTTTACTGGAAATCATGATTTATGGATGTTTGGTTACTTTGATGAGGAAATCGGAGCCAAAGTTATTTATGACCCAATACAACTATACCTGAATGACACTAAGATTTACATTGGACATGGTGATGGTATAGGTCCTGGAGATAAGGGGTATAAAATGCTCAAGAAGATTTTTCGAAACTCATTCTTTCAATGGGCTTTTCGTTGGCTTCATCCTAATATCGGCATAGCATTGGCAAATTTTTGGTCGGGTAAAAGTCGAGCACAGGCTAATCACACCGAACAAAAGTTTATGGGGGACGATGAATGGCTTTGGGACTACTCTAAATCCATTGAGAAAAAAGAGCATCACGACTACTATATATTTGGACATAGACATTTACCGTTAGATTTAGAGGTGGGTGATAAAGCCAAATACATAAATCTAGGTGAGTGGTTGAACTATGATACCTACGCCCAATATTCAAATGGAAATATTGAACTTAAAACTTTTGAAGGCTAA
- a CDS encoding TolC family protein produces MKKFIYTVVLGLLVSGGVFAQRILTLEECIDIALKNNISIKTARNNAISAKAGFTQSKFNFLPSLNANASHNWSEGLQFDQTVGDLVNTTTLFGGGSLSAGVTLFDGFSNRLIMGQRKLEYQAALQTIESNIQATEASVINGFLSIISTKEQLKISNRTLELLNEQLQRQERIERAGTGSMEEVYNFRSLIAQQKLTIVNQSNTLATSELALIQLLLLDASEDYDFAGITVNDAELEVEIEEFNSVYDKSIAYSPGLKSANIALEASEKSLKRAKYSWMPSLDASASWGTNWSSNFVNVLETDAEGRPTRTEVTDWSTQFERNESKSASLNLRVPLFTRFANRTGIQQSKMQLLNAQLNVEQTKNTLTNQVQQAYLGLVNAKTAYAAAKESLVNLNTSFEFSKTRYESGTIDFVTYLQSLNNQIGGEFQLVQAKYGIMLRKLILDIFTGESRPAGSN; encoded by the coding sequence ATGAAAAAGTTTATATATACAGTCGTACTAGGACTATTGGTGAGTGGAGGTGTATTCGCTCAACGTATCTTAACGCTGGAGGAGTGTATTGATATTGCACTTAAAAATAATATCAGTATCAAGACAGCTCGAAATAACGCGATCAGCGCAAAAGCTGGCTTCACACAAAGCAAATTCAATTTTTTACCTTCTTTGAATGCAAATGCAAGTCACAACTGGAGTGAAGGTCTTCAGTTTGACCAAACGGTTGGAGACCTAGTCAATACGACCACCCTTTTTGGTGGTGGGTCATTGAGTGCAGGTGTAACGCTTTTTGATGGGTTCAGTAATCGACTGATTATGGGACAAAGAAAACTTGAATATCAGGCTGCTCTACAAACAATAGAAAGCAATATTCAAGCTACTGAGGCTTCAGTGATAAATGGATTTTTAAGTATTATTTCAACGAAAGAACAGTTGAAAATATCAAATCGGACACTTGAATTATTGAATGAGCAGCTACAAAGGCAGGAGAGAATTGAAAGGGCTGGGACCGGTAGTATGGAAGAGGTTTATAATTTCAGGTCTCTTATTGCTCAGCAAAAACTAACCATAGTGAATCAATCTAACACTTTGGCCACTAGCGAACTGGCATTGATTCAATTATTACTTTTAGATGCCAGTGAAGATTATGATTTTGCTGGTATTACAGTAAACGACGCAGAACTCGAAGTAGAGATTGAGGAGTTTAACTCGGTTTACGACAAGTCTATTGCTTATAGTCCTGGGTTAAAGTCTGCTAATATTGCTTTAGAAGCCTCAGAAAAGTCACTTAAGAGGGCAAAGTATAGCTGGATGCCAAGTTTGGATGCGAGTGCTTCTTGGGGTACTAATTGGTCTTCGAACTTCGTGAATGTTTTAGAAACTGACGCAGAAGGTAGACCAACAAGAACAGAAGTTACTGATTGGAGTACCCAATTCGAACGTAATGAAAGTAAGAGTGCGAGTCTGAATTTGAGAGTTCCTCTGTTTACAAGGTTTGCGAATAGGACAGGGATACAACAATCAAAAATGCAGTTGCTAAATGCACAGCTTAATGTAGAACAAACTAAAAACACGCTGACTAACCAAGTCCAACAAGCTTACCTGGGTCTTGTAAATGCTAAAACCGCATATGCCGCCGCAAAGGAGAGTTTAGTTAATTTAAACACGTCTTTTGAGTTTTCAAAGACTAGATACGAAAGTGGTACAATCGACTTCGTAACTTACTTGCAAAGCTTAAATAATCAAATTGGTGGGGAATTTCAACTGGTACAGGCGAAGTATGGGATTATGCTGAGAAAACTCATCTTAGACATTTTCACTGGAGAATCTCGACCAGCAGGGTCTAATTAA
- a CDS encoding ABC transporter ATP-binding protein, with the protein MITTKGLKKFYYTDEIETTALNNVNLAISEGEFVAIMGPSGCGKSTLLNIIGLLDNPSEGEFFFYDEEVSKYSERQRAELRKKNIGFVFQSFNLIDELTVYENVELPLIYLKYPAADRKKRVEEVLETMQIMHRKDHFPQQLSGGQQQRVAVARAVVAKPNLILADEPTGNLDSTNGQEVMTLLSDLNSKGTTVIMVTHSATDAEYAHRVINLFDGQVVSENINSKENSLV; encoded by the coding sequence ATCATCACAACAAAAGGTCTAAAGAAGTTCTATTATACGGACGAGATCGAGACAACTGCACTGAATAACGTAAATCTTGCGATTTCTGAAGGTGAGTTTGTAGCGATCATGGGACCGTCTGGTTGTGGTAAATCTACACTTTTGAACATCATCGGATTATTGGATAATCCATCTGAAGGAGAATTCTTCTTCTACGATGAAGAGGTGTCAAAATATTCTGAAAGACAAAGAGCTGAGCTTAGAAAGAAAAACATTGGCTTCGTATTCCAGAGCTTTAACTTAATAGACGAGCTTACAGTATATGAAAATGTTGAGCTTCCTCTTATTTACTTAAAATACCCTGCTGCTGATAGAAAGAAAAGAGTAGAAGAGGTGCTTGAGACTATGCAGATTATGCACAGAAAAGATCACTTCCCGCAACAACTATCAGGTGGTCAGCAACAAAGGGTAGCTGTAGCTAGAGCTGTTGTGGCCAAGCCTAATCTTATATTAGCGGATGAGCCTACTGGTAACTTGGATTCTACTAACGGTCAAGAAGTAATGACGCTTTTAAGCGACCTTAATTCAAAGGGTACTACCGTAATTATGGTAACTCACTCAGCTACTGATGCTGAATACGCTCATCGAGTTATCAATCTTTTTGATGGTCAGGTTGTATCTGAGAATATCAATTCAAAAGAAAACTCACTAGTATAA
- a CDS encoding efflux RND transporter periplasmic adaptor subunit yields MDKKIKKKIWTTKRIATILGSGAMLFLILKVFVFADNAAKLNVDAEKISMADVVEGPFQEYIPIEGNVQPIATYRLDAKVGGNVQVKFLEGGVEVQKGDTILKLENSGLEMNYIGQQTQTNRLRNEIEITNNNLKQSLFRSNAQVIAIDFDIDQAKDVYTRNQQLWKDKVISEQEFLNSKRAYDRLVATRVNTIQTKEFDSLNSVNQVNQNKQRLVTSQESLKIVAGQLDDLWVTAPVDGLLSTVNAEIGQSISQGMTIAQIDDLKGFKIQANVDQHYLPRVYEGLRGTYDFAGATYGLEIRKKFPEINNGTFVVEMVGEVPAGVRRGQTISIRLQLSEEKNAIQIPRGSFFQTTGGNWIFVVDESGEFATRRQIRIGNQTPRHYEVLEGLQPGEKVIFSSYEGYEDKDKLIIKQ; encoded by the coding sequence ATGGACAAAAAAATCAAAAAGAAAATCTGGACCACTAAGAGAATCGCGACCATCCTTGGTAGTGGTGCTATGTTATTCTTAATACTCAAAGTATTTGTATTTGCAGATAACGCAGCAAAATTGAATGTGGATGCTGAGAAAATCAGTATGGCCGACGTGGTTGAAGGCCCATTTCAAGAATATATTCCAATTGAAGGTAATGTACAGCCGATAGCTACTTATAGGCTTGATGCAAAAGTAGGAGGTAACGTTCAAGTTAAGTTTCTCGAAGGAGGTGTGGAAGTTCAAAAAGGAGATACTATCCTTAAACTGGAGAATAGTGGTCTTGAAATGAACTACATAGGCCAACAAACTCAAACAAACCGACTTAGAAATGAGATTGAAATCACAAACAACAATCTTAAGCAATCACTATTTAGATCAAACGCCCAAGTAATTGCGATCGATTTTGATATTGATCAGGCTAAAGATGTTTATACCCGGAATCAACAGCTCTGGAAAGATAAAGTTATTTCTGAACAAGAATTTCTTAATTCTAAAAGAGCATATGATAGACTTGTTGCAACAAGAGTGAATACTATACAAACCAAAGAGTTTGACTCTTTAAATTCTGTAAACCAAGTAAATCAAAACAAACAACGCCTAGTTACATCTCAAGAAAGTTTAAAGATTGTGGCTGGTCAGTTAGATGATCTTTGGGTAACTGCACCTGTTGATGGTTTGTTATCAACGGTAAATGCGGAGATAGGTCAGAGCATCAGTCAGGGTATGACTATCGCTCAGATAGATGATTTAAAAGGATTTAAAATTCAAGCCAACGTAGATCAGCATTATCTGCCAAGAGTTTATGAAGGGCTAAGAGGTACTTACGATTTTGCTGGAGCGACATATGGGCTAGAGATCAGAAAGAAATTTCCGGAAATTAACAATGGCACATTTGTAGTAGAAATGGTCGGTGAAGTTCCTGCCGGGGTAAGAAGGGGACAAACTATCTCTATTAGACTACAATTGAGCGAAGAGAAAAACGCTATCCAAATCCCAAGAGGAAGCTTCTTCCAAACTACCGGCGGTAACTGGATCTTCGTAGTTGACGAGTCAGGAGAGTTCGCAACAAGGAGACAAATCCGCATCGGAAACCAAACACCAAGACATTATGAAGTCCTAGAAGGCTTGCAACCTGGAGAAAAAGTTATATTTTCATCATACGAAGGGTACGAAGACAAGGACAAATTAATAATCAAACAATAA
- a CDS encoding sigma-54-dependent transcriptional regulator yields MEKELGKILIIDDDEDVLIAAKLLLKKHAKEVIIEKNPKKIPFLMNNGTYDVILLDMNFSKDITSGKEGFYWLEQILDADPQAVVILITAFGDVEMAVKALKEGATDFVLKPWQNEKLIGTLSAAIKLKQSYKEVNKLKSAKKQLEDDINKPFKDILGESPAMKNVFSIIDKVAGTDANVLILGENGTGKELVARAIHQRSLRKENVFVGVDMGAITETLFESELFGHKKGAFTDAKEDRAGRFEVATGGSLFLDEIGNLGMPLQSKLLSVLQQRQVTRIGSNKSVDIDIRLICATNMPVYDMVAENTFRQDLLYRINTVELHLPPLRERQDDVNLLAEHFVKVYCEKYRKPPKKIAASTLKKMAKYPWPGNIRELQHAIERAIIMSEGNILMPDDFFFLVQKTDGNTEASDNLNLDDVEKNVILKAVNKHSGNISKAAKELGLTRASLYRRLEKHGL; encoded by the coding sequence GTGGAAAAAGAATTAGGTAAGATTTTAATCATCGATGATGACGAGGATGTATTAATTGCGGCTAAGCTCTTATTGAAGAAGCACGCTAAAGAGGTTATCATTGAAAAGAACCCCAAGAAGATTCCTTTCTTAATGAATAATGGCACTTACGATGTCATTCTTCTCGACATGAACTTCAGTAAGGACATTACCAGTGGTAAGGAGGGTTTTTATTGGTTAGAACAAATCCTAGACGCCGATCCACAAGCAGTAGTCATTCTTATCACGGCCTTTGGTGATGTAGAAATGGCCGTAAAAGCGCTGAAAGAAGGTGCTACTGATTTTGTGCTAAAACCTTGGCAAAATGAGAAATTAATCGGTACGCTGTCTGCGGCCATTAAACTAAAACAGTCATACAAAGAGGTTAACAAGCTAAAAAGTGCTAAAAAGCAGCTTGAAGATGATATAAATAAGCCATTTAAAGATATCCTGGGAGAAAGTCCTGCGATGAAAAATGTCTTTAGCATCATAGACAAAGTCGCAGGTACCGATGCCAACGTATTAATTCTTGGTGAAAATGGTACAGGTAAAGAACTAGTAGCCCGCGCTATTCATCAAAGATCTTTAAGGAAAGAGAATGTCTTTGTGGGCGTGGATATGGGTGCGATTACAGAAACTCTTTTTGAAAGTGAGCTCTTTGGCCACAAAAAGGGAGCCTTTACGGATGCCAAAGAAGATCGAGCCGGACGGTTTGAAGTAGCTACTGGCGGATCACTTTTCTTAGACGAGATTGGCAACTTGGGCATGCCACTCCAATCAAAATTACTTTCAGTACTTCAGCAAAGACAGGTCACAAGAATCGGTTCTAACAAATCCGTAGATATAGATATCAGACTGATATGTGCCACAAACATGCCTGTTTACGATATGGTTGCTGAAAATACATTCAGACAAGACCTGCTATATAGGATCAACACGGTGGAATTACATTTGCCTCCACTGAGGGAAAGACAGGATGACGTAAACCTCCTAGCGGAGCACTTTGTGAAAGTTTACTGTGAAAAGTATAGAAAGCCACCAAAGAAAATAGCCGCTTCTACTTTGAAGAAAATGGCCAAATATCCATGGCCAGGTAATATTCGTGAATTACAGCACGCCATTGAGCGGGCTATTATCATGAGTGAAGGAAATATTCTAATGCCAGATGATTTCTTCTTCTTGGTACAGAAAACAGATGGAAATACAGAAGCCAGTGACAACCTGAATTTGGATGATGTAGAGAAAAATGTGATTCTAAAAGCAGTAAATAAACACTCCGGAAACATTTCAAAAGCCGCGAAAGAATTGGGTCTCACACGAGCCTCTCTTTACAGAAGATTAGAAAAGCATGGGCTTTAA
- a CDS encoding sensor histidine kinase gives MGFKNLRLLLIGRLILLIGSILLLGYVFYQAPNNVNLTFVIILIIIQIVLLVRSIDKTNREISGFLSSIKYDDFTTTYPTHGRGKSMNELYAEFNNVIKKFREIRADKEANYHYFRTIVQHVGIGLITFNKLGDVQIINSSAKKLIGVESLNNIFELSKVSAKLVESLVKLKTGGSALIELTNEGTRTQLSVYVIELVLRGEEFKLVSVQNIQSELEEKEMEAWQNLIRVLTHEIMNSVTPLSSLAATVETNLVDNIEDDVPIEKDELEDIYLAVQTIKRRSEGLIRFVSDFRNLTRIPEPKLHEIEVKKVLDHVSLLLKLEIENKNIDYIVNIAPIGLMFNVDKELLDQVLINLLQNAIHALDENDGEKALIVNAFINEYGRPTLTIRDNGVGIDEEALGKIFIPFFTTKKQGSGIGLSLSKQIMRKHGGSITVKSVMNEGTEFTLTF, from the coding sequence ATGGGCTTTAAAAACTTACGCTTACTTCTAATAGGAAGGTTAATCTTACTCATTGGTTCTATTTTGTTACTGGGCTATGTCTTTTACCAAGCTCCTAACAATGTAAACCTCACCTTCGTGATAATTCTGATTATCATTCAAATTGTCTTACTAGTTAGATCGATCGACAAGACGAATAGAGAAATATCTGGGTTTTTAAGTTCTATCAAATACGATGACTTCACGACCACCTACCCTACTCATGGAAGAGGTAAATCAATGAATGAGCTTTACGCAGAGTTCAACAATGTCATCAAAAAGTTTCGTGAAATCCGTGCCGATAAAGAGGCTAACTATCATTACTTCAGAACAATTGTACAACACGTAGGCATTGGACTAATCACATTCAATAAACTAGGAGATGTTCAGATCATAAATAGCTCTGCCAAAAAACTCATAGGGGTTGAATCCTTAAACAACATTTTTGAACTCAGTAAAGTGAGCGCCAAGCTTGTGGAGTCATTGGTGAAATTAAAAACTGGTGGTAGCGCATTGATAGAGCTGACGAATGAGGGTACTCGAACTCAGCTATCGGTTTACGTGATTGAACTCGTTTTGAGAGGAGAAGAATTTAAACTTGTTTCCGTTCAAAATATTCAAAGCGAACTGGAAGAAAAAGAAATGGAGGCATGGCAAAACTTGATTCGAGTGCTTACCCATGAAATCATGAATTCTGTTACTCCCCTTTCATCCTTGGCCGCCACAGTTGAAACTAATTTGGTTGATAACATAGAAGATGATGTTCCGATAGAAAAAGACGAGTTGGAAGACATTTACTTGGCAGTTCAAACAATCAAAAGGCGAAGCGAAGGGTTGATCAGGTTTGTATCGGACTTTAGAAATCTAACAAGAATTCCTGAGCCGAAACTTCATGAAATAGAAGTCAAAAAAGTTCTTGATCACGTTAGCTTATTGCTAAAGCTTGAGATTGAAAATAAGAATATCGATTACATCGTGAACATAGCGCCAATTGGGCTAATGTTCAATGTAGACAAAGAATTATTAGATCAGGTATTAATTAACTTATTGCAAAATGCTATCCATGCACTGGATGAAAATGATGGCGAAAAAGCGCTAATCGTCAACGCCTTTATCAACGAATACGGCAGACCGACACTTACAATTAGAGATAACGGTGTGGGAATAGACGAAGAAGCTCTAGGCAAAATATTCATCCCGTTTTTTACGACGAAAAAACAAGGTTCGGGAATCGGGCTTAGTTTATCGAAACAAATTATGCGTAAACATGGTGGATCGATCACTGTAAAGTCGGTAATGAACGAAGGCACAGAATTTACTTTAACGTTTTAA
- a CDS encoding acyl carrier protein: MSNTLDRVIQILVEKIGIAPTEATTDANFIKDLGIDSLDYAEIVMEFEQSFNIRIPDSDAERLQTVGQAVEYIDEKISA, translated from the coding sequence ATGAGCAACACCCTTGACCGCGTCATCCAAATCCTTGTAGAAAAAATAGGAATAGCCCCGACTGAGGCTACAACTGACGCCAACTTCATAAAAGACTTAGGAATAGATTCCCTTGACTACGCGGAAATTGTCATGGAGTTTGAACAATCATTCAATATTAGAATCCCAGATAGCGATGCTGAAAGGCTACAGACTGTCGGACAGGCTGTGGAATATATTGATGAGAAAATTAGCGCTTAA
- a CDS encoding DUF429 domain-containing protein — MVKEKVGIDYGSKLAGTTVIAYEEGDFIQLLRSKKGEDADKMIRDFVVEHQLRVIGLDAPLSLPGIYNKIVDCNDYFYRSCDKELKAMSPMFLGGLTARAMKLKNELETDGLKVYEVYPARVAFNLALKTYGYKSKKPDYLQMMMVMEKLGLVLAPALEIETSHDFDSLLALYAAKRIGTSGECSTGNPQEGLIYY; from the coding sequence ATGGTTAAGGAGAAAGTAGGGATTGATTATGGTAGTAAGCTGGCTGGTACAACGGTAATTGCTTACGAGGAGGGTGATTTTATTCAGCTTTTAAGGTCCAAAAAAGGTGAGGATGCGGACAAAATGATTCGAGATTTTGTAGTTGAACACCAATTGAGAGTAATCGGGCTTGATGCGCCACTTTCATTGCCCGGTATCTATAATAAGATTGTGGATTGTAATGACTATTTCTACAGGTCGTGTGACAAAGAATTAAAAGCTATGTCTCCAATGTTTCTTGGCGGTCTTACAGCAAGGGCTATGAAATTGAAAAATGAGCTAGAAACAGATGGGCTCAAAGTGTATGAGGTTTATCCGGCAAGGGTAGCCTTTAACTTAGCGCTTAAGACATACGGTTATAAAAGCAAAAAACCAGATTACCTCCAGATGATGATGGTTATGGAAAAGCTTGGTTTGGTATTGGCACCCGCATTAGAAATTGAAACTAGTCATGATTTTGACAGTTTATTGGCTCTTTATGCGGCCAAGCGTATTGGTACATCTGGGGAGTGTAGTACTGGTAACCCACAAGAGGGGTTAATATATTATTGA